The proteins below come from a single Comamonas antarctica genomic window:
- a CDS encoding SURF1 family protein: MLAFVGVALFVSFLGLGTWQLQRRAWKLDLIERVNERVRAAPVAAPAPAEWPQVNAQQHEYLPVTLAGQFLPQKTVLAQAVTELGAGFWVLTPLQAADGSQTLVNRGFIPAGERQAWQPDRSGAGDAPQTVTGLLRMAEPGGGFLRDNDAAQQRWYSRDVAAIAAAQGLERAAPYFIDAGRPGQPVAAQAWPRPGMTVISFHNSHLVYALTWYGMAAMVLVAAAVVVRWERRRSQPEPKTL; this comes from the coding sequence ATGCTCGCATTCGTGGGCGTGGCCTTGTTTGTTTCCTTCCTGGGCCTGGGCACCTGGCAGCTGCAGCGCCGTGCCTGGAAGCTCGACCTGATCGAGCGTGTCAACGAGCGCGTGCGCGCCGCGCCCGTGGCCGCGCCTGCGCCAGCAGAGTGGCCTCAGGTCAACGCGCAGCAGCACGAATACCTGCCCGTGACGCTGGCGGGGCAATTCCTGCCGCAAAAGACGGTGCTGGCGCAGGCCGTCACCGAGCTGGGCGCGGGCTTCTGGGTGCTCACGCCGCTGCAGGCCGCCGATGGCAGCCAGACATTGGTCAACCGCGGCTTCATTCCCGCCGGCGAGCGCCAGGCCTGGCAGCCCGACCGCAGCGGCGCGGGCGACGCGCCCCAGACCGTCACCGGCCTGCTGCGCATGGCCGAGCCGGGCGGCGGTTTCCTGCGGGACAACGATGCCGCGCAGCAGCGCTGGTATTCGCGCGATGTCGCGGCCATTGCCGCGGCCCAGGGCCTGGAGCGTGCCGCGCCCTACTTCATCGATGCGGGCCGCCCCGGCCAGCCGGTGGCCGCTCAGGCCTGGCCGCGTCCGGGCATGACCGTGATCTCGTTCCACAACAGCCACCTGGTCTATGCCCTGACCTGGTATGGCATGGCCGCCATGGTACTGGTCGCCGCGGCCGTGGTGGTGCGCTGGGAACGGCGCCGCAGCCAGCCCGAGCCCAAGACCTTGTAG
- the cyoD gene encoding cytochrome o ubiquinol oxidase subunit IV encodes MSAHDIHAGHAHDAHDDHHHEVGPHSSFSGYMTGFVLSVILTAIPFWLIMAKVIEGRATAVLVLGAFAIVQILVHMYYFLHIDSKIEAGWTLLSTIFTIIFVVIALSGTLWVMFHMNANMMPNHDMSPAATTTPQP; translated from the coding sequence ATGAGCGCACACGACATCCACGCCGGCCATGCGCACGACGCGCATGACGACCACCACCACGAGGTCGGCCCGCACAGCAGCTTCTCCGGCTACATGACGGGCTTCGTGCTGTCGGTGATCCTGACGGCCATCCCGTTCTGGCTGATCATGGCCAAGGTCATCGAAGGCCGCGCCACTGCGGTGCTGGTGCTCGGCGCATTTGCCATCGTGCAGATCCTGGTGCACATGTACTATTTCCTGCACATCGACAGCAAGATCGAAGCCGGCTGGACGCTGCTGTCGACGATCTTCACCATCATCTTCGTGGTCATCGCGCTGTCGGGCACGCTTTGGGTCATGTTCCACATGAACGCCAACATGATGCCCAACCACGACATGTCGCCTGCCGCCACGACGACACCGCAGCCTTGA
- a CDS encoding MFS transporter, whose product MSAASYTAPSSGGFESPESLSRADTHEEVTPGDIAVGVTIGRTSEYFDFFVFGIACVLVFPALLFPSLSRIDGTLASFAIFSLAFIARPFGTAISMAIQRRWGRGTKLTIALFLLGSCTVGMAFLPGYERLGFWAIVLFATLRIGQGLALGGTWDGLPSLLAISAPRQRRGWFSMVGQLGAPVGFFLAAGLFAFVYAQTTPEEFLAWGWRFPFFVAFAINVVALFARLRLVVGQLYSHLLTENVLEPVKVSEVVRSEGRNVAIGAFAALASFALFHLVTIFPLSYIELYSEQPVVDVLRVQMLGAVLAGIAMVGSGWLADRFGRRNTLGTMAALICVFSFVGPGLLGSGQAGNNAFLLIGFVLLGLSYGQSSGTVTANFTPHYRYTGAALSTDMAWLVGAAFAPLVALAVSARFGLFGLGIYLLSGGICTLAALAINRAIEARDSESTP is encoded by the coding sequence ATGAGCGCAGCCAGTTACACAGCACCTTCCTCTGGGGGCTTCGAAAGTCCCGAATCCCTGTCGCGTGCCGACACGCACGAGGAGGTCACTCCCGGCGACATCGCGGTCGGCGTGACCATCGGCCGGACCTCGGAATATTTCGACTTCTTCGTGTTCGGCATTGCCTGCGTGCTGGTGTTTCCCGCATTGCTGTTTCCTTCTCTTTCGCGCATCGACGGCACGCTGGCATCGTTTGCGATCTTCTCGCTGGCCTTCATCGCGCGCCCGTTCGGCACCGCCATCTCCATGGCCATCCAGCGGCGCTGGGGCCGCGGCACCAAGCTGACCATTGCGCTGTTCCTGCTGGGCAGCTGCACCGTGGGCATGGCCTTCCTGCCGGGCTACGAACGGCTGGGCTTCTGGGCCATCGTGCTGTTTGCCACGCTGCGCATCGGCCAGGGCCTGGCGCTGGGCGGCACCTGGGACGGCCTGCCGTCGCTGCTGGCGATCTCGGCACCGCGCCAGCGCCGCGGCTGGTTCTCGATGGTGGGCCAGCTGGGCGCGCCCGTGGGCTTCTTCCTGGCCGCCGGCCTGTTTGCATTCGTGTACGCCCAGACCACGCCCGAGGAATTCCTCGCCTGGGGCTGGCGCTTCCCGTTCTTCGTGGCGTTTGCCATCAACGTCGTGGCCCTGTTTGCGCGCCTGCGCCTGGTCGTCGGCCAGCTGTACTCGCATCTGCTGACGGAAAACGTGCTCGAGCCGGTTAAGGTCAGCGAGGTGGTGCGCTCCGAGGGCCGCAATGTGGCGATCGGCGCATTCGCGGCACTGGCCAGCTTTGCGCTGTTCCACCTGGTGACGATTTTCCCGCTGTCGTATATCGAGCTGTATTCCGAGCAGCCGGTGGTCGATGTGTTGCGCGTGCAGATGCTGGGCGCGGTGCTGGCCGGCATTGCGATGGTGGGATCGGGCTGGCTGGCCGACCGCTTCGGCCGGCGCAATACGCTGGGCACGATGGCGGCGCTGATCTGCGTGTTCAGCTTCGTCGGCCCGGGCCTGCTGGGCAGCGGCCAGGCCGGCAACAACGCCTTCCTGCTGATCGGCTTCGTGCTGCTGGGCCTGTCCTACGGCCAGTCCTCGGGCACGGTGACGGCGAACTTCACGCCGCACTACCGCTATACCGGCGCGGCATTGTCGACCGACATGGCCTGGCTGGTGGGCGCGGCCTTCGCGCCGCTGGTGGCGCTGGCCGTGTCGGCGCGCTTCGGCCTGTTCGGCCTGGGCATCTACCTGCTGTCGGGCGGCATCTGCACCCTGGCGGCACTGGCCATCAACCGCGCGATCGAAGCCAGGGACAGCGAAAGCACTCCCTGA
- the cyoC gene encoding cytochrome o ubiquinol oxidase subunit III translates to MSELRMNAGAAGAIEPREYHLAEEPHPANGTALGFWLYLMSDCLIFAALFATYGVLGRSYAAGPTGADLFDLPLVAMNTAFLLLSSITFGFAMLKKQQRQVGATLGWLAVTGVLGLCFLGLELYEFSHLLHQGAGPGRSAFLSSFFTLVGTHGLHVTFGLIWLVVLMLQINKHGLTHENNRRLMCLSMFWHFLDVVWIGVFTFVYLMGVL, encoded by the coding sequence ATGTCTGAACTCCGCATGAACGCTGGCGCCGCGGGCGCCATTGAACCCCGCGAATACCACCTGGCCGAGGAACCCCACCCGGCCAACGGTACGGCGCTGGGCTTCTGGCTCTACCTGATGAGCGACTGCCTCATCTTCGCTGCCCTGTTTGCCACCTATGGCGTGCTGGGCCGCAGCTACGCCGCCGGCCCGACCGGCGCCGACCTGTTCGACCTGCCGCTGGTGGCGATGAACACCGCCTTCCTGCTGCTGTCGTCGATCACCTTCGGCTTCGCGATGCTCAAGAAGCAGCAAAGGCAAGTCGGCGCGACGCTGGGCTGGCTGGCCGTCACCGGCGTGCTGGGCCTGTGCTTCCTGGGCCTGGAACTCTATGAGTTCTCGCACCTGCTGCACCAGGGCGCGGGCCCGGGCCGCAGCGCCTTCCTGTCGTCGTTCTTCACGCTGGTCGGCACCCACGGTCTGCACGTCACCTTCGGCCTGATCTGGCTGGTCGTGCTGATGCTGCAGATCAACAAGCATGGCCTGACGCACGAGAACAACCGCCGCCTGATGTGCCTGTCGATGTTCTGGCACTTTCTGGACGTGGTCTGGATCGGCGTCTTCACCTTTGTCTACCTGATGGGAGTGCTGTAA
- the cyoA gene encoding ubiquinol oxidase subunit II, with translation MLQSKEIRGPAWLTATALVAALTGCSNAVVLNPAGDIAAQQGDLVMLATFLMLLIIVPVILLTFFFAWKYRQSNTEAEYDPDFHHSTKLELVIWTAPLIIVIILGAITWISTHKLDPYRPLDRIDHARPLAENVQPLTVEVVAMDWKWLFFYPEQGIATVNELAAPVDRPIHFKLTSTTTMNAFYVPDLAGMIYAMPGMQTELNAVINKEGVYKGMSSHYSGPGFSGMTFKFHGLSNEGFAEWIAKAKAEGKTLDRTTYLDLAKPTERHPVERYGNVDPKLYHTVLNRCVEEGQMCMHTMMAIDKAGGESYARAKGLNLSADICTTEDAAKITAALEPGVATEAVIQQ, from the coding sequence ATGCTTCAATCCAAGGAAATCCGTGGGCCTGCGTGGCTCACAGCGACCGCGCTTGTCGCCGCCCTCACCGGCTGCAGCAACGCCGTGGTTCTCAACCCCGCAGGCGATATCGCCGCGCAGCAAGGTGATCTGGTCATGCTGGCCACCTTCCTGATGCTGCTGATCATCGTTCCCGTGATCCTGCTGACGTTCTTCTTTGCCTGGAAGTACCGCCAGTCGAACACCGAAGCCGAATACGATCCGGACTTCCACCACTCGACCAAGCTCGAACTGGTGATCTGGACCGCACCGCTGATCATCGTGATCATCCTGGGCGCGATCACCTGGATCAGCACCCACAAGCTCGACCCCTACCGTCCCCTGGACCGCATCGACCATGCGCGCCCGCTGGCCGAGAACGTGCAGCCGCTGACGGTGGAAGTCGTGGCCATGGACTGGAAGTGGCTGTTCTTCTACCCCGAGCAAGGCATTGCCACGGTCAACGAACTTGCCGCACCGGTCGATCGCCCGATCCACTTCAAGCTGACCTCGACCACGACCATGAACGCGTTCTACGTGCCTGACCTGGCCGGCATGATCTATGCCATGCCCGGCATGCAGACCGAGCTCAACGCCGTGATCAACAAGGAAGGCGTCTACAAGGGCATGTCCTCGCATTACAGCGGCCCGGGCTTCTCCGGCATGACGTTCAAGTTCCACGGCCTGAGCAACGAAGGCTTTGCCGAGTGGATCGCCAAGGCCAAGGCCGAAGGCAAGACGCTGGACCGCACGACCTATCTCGACCTGGCCAAGCCCACCGAGCGCCACCCGGTCGAGCGCTACGGCAATGTCGACCCCAAGCTCTACCACACGGTGCTGAACCGCTGTGTCGAGGAAGGCCAGATGTGCATGCACACCATGATGGCCATCGACAAGGCCGGCGGCGAGTCTTATGCGCGCGCCAAGGGCCTGAACCTGTCGGCCGACATCTGCACGACCGAAGACGCCGCGAAAATCACGGCCGCGCTCGAACCCGGCGTCGCCACCGAAGCCGTCATCCAGCAATAA
- a CDS encoding response regulator transcription factor has product MDTRLLLLVEDDDAFARTLARSFERRGYQVLRAASADEVKALLQEHRPGYAVMDLKLAGNASGLNCIQMLHEQNPEALIVVLTGYASIATAVEAVKLGACHYLAKPSNTDDIEAAFGRIAGDTEVELTQQTSSIKTLEWEHIHETLAETGFNISEAARRLGMHRRTLARKLEKRQVK; this is encoded by the coding sequence ATGGACACCCGCCTGCTGCTTCTGGTCGAGGATGACGACGCATTTGCGCGCACCCTGGCGCGCTCCTTCGAGCGGCGTGGCTACCAGGTGCTGCGCGCGGCCAGCGCCGATGAGGTCAAGGCCTTGCTGCAAGAGCACCGGCCCGGCTATGCGGTCATGGACTTGAAGCTCGCGGGCAATGCGTCGGGGCTCAACTGCATACAGATGCTGCATGAGCAAAACCCCGAGGCGCTGATCGTGGTGCTCACCGGCTATGCGAGCATCGCGACGGCCGTAGAGGCCGTGAAGCTGGGCGCCTGCCACTATCTGGCGAAGCCTTCGAACACGGACGATATCGAAGCCGCGTTCGGCCGCATCGCGGGCGACACCGAAGTCGAGCTGACGCAGCAGACCAGCTCGATCAAGACGCTGGAGTGGGAGCACATCCACGAGACGCTGGCCGAAACCGGCTTCAATATTTCCGAGGCCGCACGGCGCCTGGGCATGCACCGGCGCACGCTGGCGCGCAAGCTCGAGAAGCGCCAGGTGAAGTAA
- a CDS encoding ATP-binding protein, which produces MQLLIQLRWLAVVGQVVTIAIVHYGLDIPLPLPEMTAVLMALIVTNLGYLYWFKWRRRNVTSLGLFCALLADVAALSVQLYLSGGASNPFVYLFLLQAVLSAVLLPTAYTWVIAVITALCAIDLAGSSRPLAIEPDHNLYVMGLLTCFVLTTVLLVIFLTRIVGNLRRRDSRLADMRQRASEEEHIVRMGLLATGAAHELGTPLATMSVILGDWQRMPEITRQPGLQQDLDEMQQQLLRCKSIVSNVLLSAGEARADAPQPTTLFRFMDRLIAQWQETHHPGRFRYRNDIAQDLPIISDTALQQMICNVLDNALEASADEVEMRLRREDDQLVITVLDRGTGFAPEILRHFGKYQQSNKTDRAGRGVGLFLVTNVARSLEGTASARNRDDGGAEVTIRFPLASIMLAPH; this is translated from the coding sequence ATGCAGCTGCTGATACAGCTGCGCTGGCTTGCCGTGGTCGGCCAGGTCGTGACCATTGCCATCGTGCACTACGGCCTGGACATTCCGCTGCCGCTGCCCGAGATGACCGCCGTGCTGATGGCGCTGATCGTCACCAACCTCGGTTATCTGTATTGGTTCAAATGGCGCCGGCGCAACGTCACCAGCCTCGGGCTGTTCTGCGCGCTGCTCGCCGATGTCGCCGCGCTGTCGGTGCAGCTGTACCTGAGCGGCGGCGCCAGCAACCCCTTCGTCTACCTGTTCCTGCTGCAGGCCGTGCTCAGCGCGGTGCTGCTGCCCACGGCCTACACCTGGGTGATCGCGGTCATCACCGCGCTGTGCGCCATCGACCTGGCCGGATCCTCGCGGCCGCTGGCCATCGAGCCCGACCACAACCTCTACGTGATGGGACTGCTGACCTGCTTCGTGTTGACCACCGTGCTGCTGGTGATCTTTCTCACGCGCATCGTCGGCAACCTGCGCCGGCGCGACTCGCGCCTGGCCGACATGCGCCAGCGTGCCAGCGAAGAGGAACACATCGTGCGCATGGGCCTGCTGGCCACGGGCGCGGCGCATGAATTGGGCACGCCGCTGGCCACGATGTCGGTGATCCTGGGCGACTGGCAGCGCATGCCCGAGATCACGCGCCAGCCCGGGCTGCAGCAGGATCTCGATGAGATGCAGCAGCAACTGCTGCGCTGCAAGAGCATCGTGAGCAATGTGCTGCTGTCGGCGGGCGAGGCGCGCGCCGATGCGCCCCAGCCCACCACCTTGTTCCGTTTCATGGACCGGCTGATCGCGCAGTGGCAGGAAACCCACCACCCGGGACGCTTTCGCTACCGCAACGATATCGCGCAGGACCTGCCCATCATCTCGGATACCGCCTTGCAGCAGATGATCTGCAATGTGCTGGACAACGCGCTCGAGGCCTCGGCCGACGAGGTCGAGATGCGCCTGCGCCGCGAGGACGACCAGCTGGTGATCACGGTGCTGGACCGCGGCACTGGTTTCGCGCCCGAGATCCTGCGCCATTTCGGCAAGTACCAGCAGTCGAACAAGACCGACCGCGCGGGCCGCGGCGTCGGGCTGTTCCTGGTGACCAATGTCGCGCGTTCGCTTGAAGGCACGGCGTCGGCACGCAACCGCGATGACGGCGGCGCCGAGGTGACGATCCGCTTTCCGCTGGCCTCGATCATGCTCGCGCCGCACTGA
- the alaS gene encoding alanine--tRNA ligase, with protein MSQPTFSVAEIRKSFLDFFASKGHTIVPSSSLVPGNDPTLMFTNSGMVQFKDVFLGTDKRPYTRATSVQACLRAGGKHNDLENVGYTARHHTFFEMLGNWSFGDYFKRESLKWAWELLTEVYKLPKERLLATVYAEDDEAYEIWTQEIGLPPERVIRIGDNKGGRYKSDNFWMMADTGPCGPCSEIFYDHGAHIAGGPPGSPDEDGDRFIEIWNNVFMQFDMDEKGQVHPLPAPCVDTGMGLERLAAILQHVHSNYEIDLFAALIKAAGRETHTEDLSNPSLKVIADHIRATSFLVSDGVIPSNEGRGYVQRRIVRRAIRHGYKLGQKTPFFHKLVKDLVAVMGDAYPQLRAQEERITAVLKAEEERFFETLANGMEILDNALAGDVKVLPGDVAFKLHDTYGFPLDLSNDVARERGLSVDEAGFRAAMEEQKNKARAAGKFKMDRALEYTGASNAFTGYGALAAPAKVLALYADGTSVQALEAGQSGVVVLDSTPFYAESGGQVGDEGVITAGSTRFAVQDTLKIKADVFGHHGVLETGRLAVGDSVSAEVNTEVRAATMRNHSVTHIMHKALREVLGSHVQQKGSLVNADRTRFDFTHGAPVTDAEIREIERRVNAEILENSATDAAEMDIESAKQTGAMMLFGEKYGETVRVLGIGSSRELCGGTHVQRTGDIGLFKIVGESGVAAGVRRIEAVTGANALAYLQSLEDTVAQAAGAFKAPATELTGRIGQALDQIKALEKEIAALKGKLASNQGDELVNQAVDVKGVKLLAARLEGADAKTLRDTMDKLKDKLGTAVIVLAAVDGDKVQLAAGVTKDCIGKLKAGELVNHVALQVGGKGGGKPDMAMAGGTNAAALPEALASVQGWVSERL; from the coding sequence ATGAGCCAACCCACTTTTTCCGTTGCCGAAATCCGGAAGTCGTTTCTGGACTTTTTCGCCTCCAAGGGCCACACCATCGTGCCGTCGAGTTCGCTGGTGCCGGGCAACGACCCGACGCTGATGTTCACCAATTCGGGCATGGTGCAGTTCAAGGACGTGTTCCTCGGCACGGACAAGCGCCCCTATACCCGCGCCACCTCGGTGCAGGCCTGCCTGCGCGCGGGCGGCAAGCACAACGATCTGGAAAACGTCGGCTACACCGCGCGCCACCACACCTTCTTCGAGATGCTGGGCAACTGGTCGTTTGGCGACTACTTCAAGCGCGAATCGCTGAAGTGGGCCTGGGAACTGCTGACCGAGGTCTACAAGCTGCCCAAGGAGCGCCTGCTCGCGACGGTCTACGCCGAGGACGACGAGGCCTATGAGATCTGGACCCAGGAAATCGGCCTGCCGCCCGAGCGCGTGATCCGCATCGGCGACAACAAGGGCGGCCGCTACAAGTCCGACAACTTCTGGATGATGGCCGACACCGGCCCCTGCGGTCCGTGCTCGGAAATCTTCTACGACCACGGCGCGCACATTGCCGGCGGCCCTCCGGGCAGTCCCGATGAAGACGGCGACCGTTTCATCGAGATCTGGAACAACGTGTTCATGCAGTTCGACATGGACGAAAAGGGCCAGGTGCATCCGCTGCCCGCGCCCTGCGTCGACACCGGCATGGGCCTGGAGCGCCTGGCCGCGATCCTGCAGCACGTGCACAGCAACTACGAGATCGACCTGTTCGCGGCGCTGATCAAGGCCGCCGGCCGCGAGACGCATACCGAAGACCTGAGCAACCCTTCGCTCAAGGTCATTGCCGACCATATCCGCGCCACCTCCTTCCTGGTCAGCGACGGCGTGATTCCGTCGAACGAAGGCCGCGGCTACGTGCAGCGCCGCATCGTGCGCCGCGCCATCCGCCACGGGTACAAGCTGGGCCAGAAGACGCCATTCTTCCACAAGCTGGTCAAGGACCTGGTGGCCGTGATGGGCGATGCCTACCCCCAGCTGCGCGCCCAGGAAGAGCGCATCACCGCCGTGCTCAAGGCCGAGGAAGAGCGCTTCTTCGAGACGCTTGCCAACGGCATGGAAATCCTCGACAACGCGCTTGCGGGCGACGTCAAGGTGCTGCCCGGCGACGTCGCCTTCAAGCTGCATGACACCTATGGCTTCCCGCTGGACCTGTCTAACGACGTGGCACGCGAGCGCGGCCTGAGCGTCGACGAGGCCGGTTTCCGCGCCGCGATGGAAGAGCAGAAGAACAAGGCGCGCGCCGCCGGCAAGTTCAAGATGGACCGCGCGCTGGAGTACACCGGCGCGTCCAACGCCTTCACCGGCTACGGCGCGCTCGCGGCCCCGGCCAAGGTGCTGGCGCTGTATGCCGACGGCACGAGCGTGCAGGCGCTCGAGGCCGGCCAAAGCGGTGTCGTCGTGCTGGACAGCACGCCGTTCTATGCAGAATCGGGCGGCCAGGTCGGCGACGAAGGCGTGATCACTGCGGGCAGCACGCGCTTTGCGGTGCAGGACACGCTCAAGATCAAGGCCGATGTGTTCGGCCACCACGGCGTGCTGGAAACCGGCCGCCTGGCGGTGGGCGACAGCGTGTCGGCCGAAGTCAATACCGAGGTGCGCGCCGCGACCATGCGCAACCACTCGGTCACGCACATCATGCACAAGGCGCTGCGCGAAGTGCTGGGCAGCCATGTGCAGCAAAAGGGCAGCCTGGTCAACGCCGACCGCACGCGCTTCGATTTCACGCATGGCGCGCCCGTGACCGATGCCGAAATCCGCGAGATCGAACGCCGCGTGAACGCCGAAATCCTGGAGAACTCGGCCACCGATGCCGCGGAAATGGACATCGAGAGCGCCAAGCAGACCGGCGCGATGATGCTGTTCGGCGAGAAGTACGGCGAGACCGTGCGCGTGCTGGGCATCGGCAGCAGCCGCGAGCTGTGCGGCGGCACCCATGTGCAGCGCACCGGCGACATCGGCCTGTTCAAGATCGTCGGCGAAAGCGGCGTGGCCGCAGGCGTGCGCCGCATCGAGGCCGTGACCGGCGCGAATGCGCTGGCCTACCTGCAGTCGCTCGAAGACACCGTGGCCCAGGCCGCGGGTGCGTTCAAGGCCCCGGCCACCGAACTCACGGGCCGTATCGGCCAGGCGCTCGACCAGATCAAGGCACTGGAAAAGGAAATCGCGGCGCTCAAGGGCAAGCTGGCATCCAACCAGGGCGATGAGCTGGTGAACCAGGCCGTCGACGTCAAGGGCGTGAAGCTGCTGGCCGCGCGCCTCGAAGGCGCCGACGCCAAGACCCTGCGCGACACCATGGACAAGCTCAAGGACAAGCTGGGTACGGCGGTCATCGTGCTGGCAGCGGTCGATGGCGACAAGGTGCAGCTGGCTGCGGGCGTGACCAAGGATTGCATCGGCAAGCTCAAGGCCGGCGAACTCGTGAACCACGTTGCGCTGCAGGTCGGCGGCAAGGGCGGCGGCAAGCCGGACATGGCGATGGCCGGCGGCACCAATGCCGCGGCGCTGCCGGAGGCGCTGGCTTCGGTGCAGGGCTGGGTCAGCGAGCGCCTTTGA
- the cyoB gene encoding cytochrome o ubiquinol oxidase subunit I encodes MSDQLDTAQLIFGRLSWQSIPLHEPILLATFAGVILGGLAVLALLTRFKLWGPLWRDWICSIDHKKIGIMYMILGIVMLLRGFADALMMRAQQAIATVDGLGFLPPHHYDQIFTAHGTIMIFFVAMALVTGLMNYIVPLQIGARDVAFPFLNNFSFWMTTAGAILVMVSLFVGEFSTSGWLALSNLGHNPEGVGLDYYIWSLQIAGVGTTLSGINLLVTIVKMRAPGMTLMKMPIFVWTSLCTNALIVASFPVLTATLLLLSLDRYLGTHFFTNDMGGNAMLYVNLIWIWGHPEVYILILPAFGIFSEITATFSRKRLFGYTSMVYATVAITILSYLVWLHHFFTMGSGASVNSFFGITTMIISIPTGAKIFNWLFTMYKGRIRFTVPMMWTVGFMATFAVGGMTGVLLAVPPADFVLHNSLFLIAHFHNVIIGGVVFGLFAAINYWFPKAFGFMLDEFWGKVSFWCWLVGFWVTFTPLYVLGLMGATRRVNVFEDASYNIWLYISFVGVMIVAGGIAAFLMQLWVSFRNRAALRDLTGDPWDARTLEWSTASPTPDYNFAMTPQVYEIDAWWDMKKHGYKRPLTGFKALHMPKNTGAGFVIAMVATLFGFAMIWHMWVVAGLSFAAIVLISIVHTFNYKRDYYIPASEVAATEDARTELLARNV; translated from the coding sequence ATGTCTGACCAACTAGATACAGCGCAACTGATCTTCGGACGGTTGAGCTGGCAATCGATACCGCTGCACGAGCCCATCCTGCTGGCCACCTTTGCCGGCGTGATCCTCGGCGGCCTGGCAGTGCTGGCGCTGCTGACCCGCTTCAAGCTCTGGGGCCCGCTGTGGCGCGACTGGATCTGCAGCATCGACCACAAGAAGATCGGGATCATGTACATGATCCTCGGCATCGTCATGCTGCTGCGCGGCTTTGCCGACGCGCTGATGATGCGTGCCCAGCAGGCCATCGCCACCGTCGACGGCCTGGGCTTCCTGCCACCGCACCACTACGACCAGATCTTCACGGCCCACGGCACGATCATGATCTTCTTCGTGGCGATGGCGCTGGTCACCGGCCTGATGAACTACATCGTGCCGCTGCAGATCGGCGCGCGCGACGTGGCCTTCCCGTTCCTGAACAACTTCAGCTTCTGGATGACCACCGCCGGTGCCATCCTGGTGATGGTGTCGCTGTTCGTCGGCGAGTTCTCGACCTCGGGCTGGCTGGCACTGTCCAATCTGGGGCACAACCCGGAGGGGGTGGGGCTTGACTACTACATCTGGTCGCTGCAGATCGCCGGCGTGGGCACCACGCTGTCCGGTATCAACCTGCTGGTGACCATCGTCAAGATGCGCGCTCCGGGCATGACGCTGATGAAGATGCCGATCTTCGTCTGGACCTCGCTGTGCACCAACGCGCTGATCGTCGCCTCCTTCCCGGTGCTGACGGCCACGCTGCTGCTGCTGTCGCTCGACCGCTACCTGGGCACGCACTTCTTCACCAACGACATGGGCGGCAACGCCATGCTGTACGTGAACCTGATCTGGATCTGGGGCCACCCCGAGGTGTACATCCTGATCCTGCCGGCCTTCGGCATCTTCTCCGAAATCACCGCCACGTTCAGCCGCAAGCGCCTGTTCGGCTACACCTCGATGGTGTATGCGACGGTGGCGATCACCATCCTGTCCTACCTGGTGTGGCTGCACCACTTCTTCACCATGGGCTCGGGCGCGAGCGTGAACTCGTTCTTCGGCATCACCACGATGATCATCTCCATCCCGACCGGGGCGAAGATCTTCAACTGGCTGTTCACGATGTACAAGGGCCGCATCCGCTTCACCGTGCCGATGATGTGGACCGTGGGCTTCATGGCCACGTTTGCCGTCGGCGGCATGACCGGCGTGCTGCTGGCCGTTCCCCCGGCCGACTTCGTGCTGCACAACAGCCTGTTCCTGATCGCCCACTTCCACAACGTCATCATCGGCGGCGTGGTGTTCGGCTTGTTTGCCGCCATCAACTACTGGTTCCCCAAGGCCTTCGGCTTCATGCTCGACGAGTTCTGGGGCAAGGTGTCGTTCTGGTGCTGGCTGGTCGGCTTCTGGGTCACCTTCACGCCGCTGTACGTGCTGGGCCTGATGGGCGCCACGCGCCGCGTCAACGTGTTCGAGGACGCGTCGTACAACATCTGGCTGTACATCTCCTTCGTCGGCGTGATGATCGTCGCCGGTGGCATTGCCGCCTTCCTGATGCAGCTTTGGGTCAGCTTCCGCAACCGTGCGGCACTGCGCGACCTGACGGGCGACCCATGGGATGCGCGCACGCTGGAATGGTCGACGGCTTCGCCCACGCCTGACTACAACTTCGCCATGACGCCCCAGGTCTACGAGATCGACGCGTGGTGGGACATGAAGAAGCATGGCTACAAGCGACCCCTGACGGGCTTCAAGGCGCTGCACATGCCCAAGAACACCGGTGCCGGCTTCGTGATCGCCATGGTGGCGACGCTGTTCGGTTTCGCGATGATCTGGCACATGTGGGTGGTTGCCGGCCTGTCGTTTGCCGCCATCGTGCTGATCTCCATCGTCCATACCTTCAACTACAAGCGCGACTACTACATCCCAGCATCGGAAGTTGCTGCGACTGAAGATGCCCGCACTGAACTGCTTGCACGCAATGTCTGA